In one Gopherus evgoodei ecotype Sinaloan lineage chromosome 1, rGopEvg1_v1.p, whole genome shotgun sequence genomic region, the following are encoded:
- the FKBP4 gene encoding peptidyl-prolyl cis-trans isomerase FKBP4 produces the protein MTAEEMKAEGAPVEGADITPKSDGGVLKVIKTEGTGTESPMIGDKVTVHYTGWLLDGTKFDSSLDRKDKFSFDLGKGEVIKAWDIAVATMKIGEICRITCKPEYAYGSAGSPPKIPPNATLIFEIELFEFKGEDLTEDEDGGIIRRIRTKGEGYSKPNEGALVELQLEGRHGDRVFDKRELRFEIGEGENYDLPPGLEQAIQKMEKSEESVVYLKPSYGFGSAGKEKFQIPPNADLQYEVKLKSFEKAKESWEMNTEEKLEQSSIVKERGTQYFKEGKYKQAILQYKKIVSWLEHETGFSEEDDAKAKSLRLAALLNLAMCHLKLKEYSLALENCSKALELDSSNEKGLFRRGEAHLAVNDFELARADFQKVLQLYPSNKAAKVQLLACQQKIREQHEREKKMYANMFQRLADKDSKPEADTLQTSGSCKDDTDMKEDKQNGVEDKSQVDAEA, from the exons ATGACTGCGGAGGAGATGAAGGCGGAGGGGGCTCCGGTGGAGGGCGCGGACATCACCCCCAAGAGCGACGGGGGGGTGCTGAAG GTTATCAAGACAGAAGGAACTGGGACAGAGTCTCCCATGATAGGTGATAAAGTGACTGTCCATTATACAGGATGGCTTCTGGATGGCACGAAGTTTGACTCTAGCCTGGACAGGAAAGACAAGTTCTCATTTGATTTGGGGAAAG GTGAGGTGATCAAAGCTTGGGACATTGCTGTGGCAACTATGAAGATTGGGGAAATCTGTCGGATTACCTGCAAACCAGAATATGCCTATGGTTCTGCTGGGAGCCCCCCTAAGATACCTCCCAATGCCACATTGATTTTTGAG ATAGAGCTGTTTGAGTTTAAGGGAGAGGATCTCACGGAGGATGAAGATGGCGGAATAATCCGAAGAATCCGTACGAAGGGCGAAGGCTACTCCAAGCCCAATGAGGGAGCCCTTGTAGAGC TCCAGCTAGAAGGTCGACATGGAGATCGAGTGTTTGATAAGCGGGAGCTGCGGTTTGAGATTGGAGAAGGAGAAAATTatgaccttcctcctggcttggaACAAGCAATTCAGAAAATGGAGAAGTCAGAGGAGTCTGTGGTGTATCTCAAACCCAG CTATGGTTTTGGGAGTGCTGGGAAGGAGAAGTTTCAGATCCCTCCAAACGCAGATCTGCAATATGAAGTGAAACTCAAAAGCTTTGAAAAG GCTAAGGAATCTTGGGAGATGAATACAGAAGAGAAGCTGGAACAAAGCTCCATTGTGAAGGAGAGAGGCACTCAGTACTTCAAG GAAGGGAAGTACAAACAGGCAATATTACAATATAAGAAGATTGTGTCCTGGCTGGAGCACGAAACAGGCTTCTCTGAAGAGGATGATGCAAAGGCCAAGAGCCTGAGGCTTGCTGCCCTCCTTAACCTGGCCATGTGCCATCTCAAGCTGAAGGAGTACTCCCTGGCCTTGGAAAACTGCAGCAAG GCGCTTGAGTTGGACAGCAGCAACGAGAAAGGCCTTTTCCGGCGTGGCGAGGCTCATCTAGCTGTCAATGACTTTGAATTGGCCCGGGCAGATTTCCAGAAGGTGCTTCAACTTTACCCCAGCAACAAAGCAGCTAAAGTGCAGCTACTAGCCTGTCAGCAAAAGATCCGGGAGCAGCACGAGAGAGAGAAGAAGATGTATGCCAACATGTTCCAGAGGCTTGCAGACAAGGACTCCAAA CCAGAAGCTGATaccctccagaccagtggcagcTGCAAAGATGACACGGACATGAAAGAAGACAAACAGAACGGAGTCGAAGATAAATCACAAGTTGATGCAGAAGCATAA